A part of Terriglobia bacterium genomic DNA contains:
- the pgsA gene encoding CDP-diacylglycerol--glycerol-3-phosphate 3-phosphatidyltransferase — translation MNLPNYITLTRIFSVPVLIWILSSSRFAVGVHGERELLASAVFIAASITDGLDGYLARRRHQITTMGMLLDPLADKLLIAAAFVTLVQLNPSVVPAWMAVVIIGREFLVSGLRSIAAQQGFTIDASDLGKVKMVVQIVVVVLCILDHRWLQWEFGRYVFPLHVLARVGIWFMVTLSLVSAMDYFAAFWSKIDRQVVRRQRRAFILSRRRKRDVATT, via the coding sequence GTGAACCTGCCGAACTACATTACGCTCACCCGCATCTTCAGCGTTCCGGTGCTGATCTGGATCCTGTCCAGCAGCCGCTTCGCCGTGGGGGTGCATGGCGAGCGCGAACTGCTGGCCTCGGCCGTCTTTATCGCCGCCTCCATCACCGACGGACTCGACGGCTACCTGGCGCGGCGCCGTCATCAGATCACGACCATGGGCATGCTGCTCGACCCCCTGGCCGACAAGTTGCTCATCGCCGCCGCCTTCGTCACCCTGGTGCAGTTGAATCCCAGCGTCGTCCCGGCATGGATGGCGGTGGTCATCATCGGACGCGAATTCCTGGTCAGCGGCCTGCGCTCCATCGCCGCGCAGCAGGGCTTCACCATTGACGCCAGCGATCTCGGCAAAGTCAAAATGGTGGTGCAGATCGTGGTGGTGGTGCTGTGCATCCTCGACCACCGCTGGCTGCAGTGGGAATTCGGTCGCTACGTCTTTCCCCTCCACGTGCTGGCGCGCGTCGGCATCTGGTTCATGGTCACGCTCTCGCTGGTTTCCGCCATGGATTACTTCGCCGCGTTCTGGTCGAAGATCGACCGGCAGGTGGTACGCCGCCAACGGCGCGCGTTCATCCTCAGCCGCC
- a CDS encoding type II toxin-antitoxin system VapB family antitoxin, producing MATNLGLNDRLVDEAQRVGGHKTKKDAVNAALEEYVSRRKQLKILELFGKIDFDPSYDYKAERRRKRR from the coding sequence ATGGCGACAAATCTGGGATTGAATGACAGGCTCGTCGATGAGGCCCAACGCGTCGGCGGCCACAAGACAAAGAAGGATGCAGTCAACGCCGCCTTGGAAGAATATGTGAGCAGGCGAAAGCAACTGAAGATACTCGAACTCTTTGGGAAAATCGACTTTGACCCGAGCTATGACTACAAGGCGGAGCGCCGCAGGAAACGGCGGTGA
- a CDS encoding PIN domain-containing protein: MNVLVDTPVWSLALRRDAGKLSEFERAIRQDLADLTADTRVRIVGPIRQELLSGIRNAAQFRAVRDDLRDFSDEPLSLEDWEAAAESNNACRAAGISGSAVDFLLCAVAIRRNWEIFTTDNDFQHYARVLPVRLRAQPRQN; this comes from the coding sequence GTGAACGTGCTTGTGGACACGCCGGTATGGTCGCTCGCATTGCGCCGCGACGCGGGGAAGTTGAGCGAGTTCGAACGCGCTATCCGTCAGGATTTGGCCGACCTCACCGCCGACACCCGTGTGCGCATTGTCGGCCCAATTCGGCAAGAGCTCCTGTCTGGAATCCGCAACGCTGCTCAGTTCCGCGCCGTGCGCGATGATTTGCGCGACTTCTCCGACGAGCCGCTCTCGCTTGAAGACTGGGAAGCGGCCGCCGAGTCCAATAACGCCTGCCGCGCAGCGGGCATATCCGGTTCAGCCGTCGATTTTCTTTTGTGCGCGGTCGCGATTCGAAGGAACTGGGAGATATTCACTACCGACAACGATTTCCAACATTACGCACGCGTCTTGCCGGTGCGCCTGCGTGCTCAACCCCGGCAAAACTGA